One Dysosmobacter welbionis DNA segment encodes these proteins:
- a CDS encoding ABC transporter ATP-binding protein, translating into MKQKKKSDVAVLLGYAGSHKGLTFLGLALSAVSMLLSMAPYICIWLAARDLIAVAPDWTKAQSVAQYGWLAFAFAVAGIILYFAGLMCTHLAAFRTASNIRKQGVAHVMKAPLGFFDSNASGLIRGRLDAAAADTETLLAHNLADIVGTITLFIAMLVMMFVFDWRMGAACLLAAVISIVAMFSMMGGKNAKILAEYQAALDRITKAGTEYVRGIPVVKIFQQTVYSFKAFQEAIEDYSTKAEHYQADICRTPQSINLTFTEGAFVFLVPAALFLAPGALAAGDFTGFVTNFAFYAVFSAIISTALAKIMFAASGMMLASTALARIDQVMCAPELKVPEQPKSPQSSRVEFEDVSFTYDGAETPALSHVSFTAEPGQTVALVGPSGGGKTTAASLIPRFWDTASGAVKVGGVDVRQIDPHVLMDQIAFVFQHSRLFKASIFENVRAARPDATQEQVRAALMAAQCGDILEKLPQGMDTLIGSEGTYLSGGEQQRIALARAILKDAPIVVLDEATAFADPENEALIQKAFSELTRGRTVIMIAHRLSTVVGADKILVLEEGRIAEQGSHQELTAAGGLYARMWADYNQAVQWKITSEQ; encoded by the coding sequence ATGAAGCAGAAGAAAAAGAGTGATGTGGCCGTCCTGTTGGGCTACGCAGGCAGCCACAAGGGCCTGACCTTTCTGGGCCTGGCCCTGTCGGCGGTGTCCATGCTGCTGAGCATGGCACCCTACATCTGCATCTGGCTGGCAGCCCGGGACCTGATCGCGGTGGCGCCGGACTGGACGAAGGCGCAGAGCGTCGCCCAATACGGTTGGCTGGCGTTCGCCTTTGCGGTGGCCGGCATCATCCTGTATTTTGCGGGATTGATGTGTACCCATCTGGCTGCCTTCCGCACGGCGTCCAATATCCGCAAGCAGGGTGTGGCCCATGTGATGAAGGCCCCGCTGGGCTTTTTCGACTCCAACGCCTCCGGCCTCATCCGCGGGCGGCTGGACGCGGCGGCGGCTGACACGGAGACCCTGCTGGCCCACAACCTGGCGGACATCGTGGGTACCATCACGTTGTTCATCGCCATGCTGGTGATGATGTTCGTCTTTGACTGGCGGATGGGGGCGGCCTGCCTGCTGGCTGCGGTGATCTCCATTGTGGCCATGTTCTCCATGATGGGCGGCAAAAACGCCAAGATTCTGGCAGAGTATCAGGCGGCCCTGGACCGCATTACCAAAGCAGGCACTGAGTACGTCCGGGGTATCCCTGTAGTCAAGATCTTCCAGCAGACCGTCTACTCCTTCAAGGCGTTCCAGGAGGCTATTGAGGACTACAGCACCAAGGCCGAGCACTACCAGGCAGATATTTGCCGGACACCTCAATCCATCAACCTGACCTTCACTGAGGGCGCCTTTGTGTTTCTGGTACCGGCGGCCCTGTTCCTGGCGCCCGGGGCTCTGGCCGCCGGCGACTTCACAGGATTTGTCACAAACTTCGCCTTTTACGCGGTGTTCTCCGCCATCATCTCCACGGCACTTGCCAAGATCATGTTCGCCGCATCGGGCATGATGCTGGCCAGCACCGCGCTTGCCCGCATCGACCAGGTCATGTGCGCCCCGGAGCTGAAAGTGCCGGAGCAGCCCAAGTCCCCCCAGAGCAGCCGTGTGGAATTTGAGGATGTGAGCTTCACCTACGACGGCGCGGAAACCCCCGCCCTCTCCCATGTCTCCTTCACGGCGGAGCCGGGGCAGACTGTGGCCCTGGTGGGGCCCTCCGGCGGCGGCAAGACCACCGCCGCCAGCCTGATCCCACGGTTCTGGGACACCGCCTCCGGCGCGGTGAAGGTGGGCGGCGTGGATGTGCGGCAGATCGACCCCCATGTGCTCATGGACCAGATCGCCTTTGTGTTCCAGCACAGCCGCCTGTTCAAAGCCTCCATCTTTGAAAATGTCCGGGCCGCCCGCCCAGACGCCACCCAAGAGCAGGTGCGCGCGGCGCTGATGGCCGCCCAGTGCGGGGACATTCTGGAGAAGCTGCCCCAGGGCATGGACACCCTGATCGGCTCCGAGGGGACCTACCTCTCCGGCGGCGAGCAGCAGCGCATCGCCCTGGCCCGGGCCATCTTAAAGGATGCGCCCATCGTGGTCCTGGATGAAGCCACCGCCTTCGCGGACCCCGAGAACGAAGCATTGATCCAAAAGGCGTTCTCTGAGCTGACCCGGGGCCGCACCGTTATCATGATCGCCCACCGCCTGTCCACCGTCGTGGGCGCGGACAAAATTCTCGTGTTGGAGGAGGGCCGCATTGCGGAGCAGGGCTCCCATCAGGAGCTGACCGCCGCCGGCGGCCTCTATGCCCGGATGTGGGCGGATTACAACCAGGCGGTCCAGTGGAAGATCACCAGCGAACAGTGA
- a CDS encoding TetR/AcrR family transcriptional regulator: protein MEETSVTTLEKIQEAAMAEFLDKGFQGASLRQIVKNAGVTTGAFYGYFSSKEALFASIVEPHAAALMGKFMAAQTSFAELPEEQQPEHMGVESSGCVHWMVDYICAHREPVKLLLCRAEGTSYEHFVHNMVEAEVEYTQRYMEVLRRLGRDIPVLDKSLCHIIASGMFNGIFEIVVHDMPRDQAMRDVDQLRDFYTAGWLKLMGG from the coding sequence GTGGAAGAAACATCTGTTACCACATTGGAAAAAATTCAGGAGGCCGCTATGGCGGAATTCCTGGATAAAGGCTTCCAGGGGGCCTCCCTGCGGCAGATCGTGAAGAATGCCGGGGTGACCACCGGCGCCTTCTACGGCTATTTTTCCAGCAAGGAGGCCCTGTTCGCCTCTATCGTGGAGCCCCATGCCGCCGCCCTCATGGGGAAGTTCATGGCGGCCCAGACCTCCTTCGCCGAGCTGCCTGAGGAGCAGCAGCCGGAGCACATGGGCGTGGAGTCTTCTGGCTGTGTCCACTGGATGGTGGATTACATCTGTGCCCACCGGGAGCCGGTCAAGCTGCTCCTGTGCCGGGCGGAGGGCACCAGCTATGAGCACTTCGTCCACAACATGGTGGAGGCAGAGGTGGAATACACCCAACGGTACATGGAGGTACTCCGCCGCCTGGGCCGGGACATCCCGGTGCTGGACAAATCCCTGTGCCATATCATCGCCAGCGGGATGTTCAATGGCATCTTTGAGATCGTGGTTCACGACATGCCCCGGGACCAGGCGATGCGGGATGTGGATCAGCTCCGGGACTTCTACACCGCCGGATGGCTGAAATTGATGGGGGGATAG